One window of the Methylovirgula sp. HY1 genome contains the following:
- a CDS encoding SRPBCC family protein, producing MKVLRSAAVLLAIAVPCTAFAHGASRLKMTQTIEINAPAAKVWRVVGNFQNMDWLPNVAKTTGTGGNQPNVAKRELTLKSGATIQESLYKYDATEMSYSYFIDKVDVKVFPVNNYSSTLSVEPETGNKCKVEWKGAFFRGDPLFDPPPALNDDAATKAVKALYLSGLAALKKNVEAGEAKH from the coding sequence ATGAAGGTTCTTCGTTCCGCCGCCGTGCTGCTCGCGATTGCCGTGCCCTGCACGGCCTTCGCCCATGGCGCGTCGCGGCTGAAGATGACGCAAACGATCGAGATCAATGCGCCGGCCGCCAAGGTGTGGCGGGTGGTCGGCAATTTCCAAAATATGGACTGGCTGCCCAATGTCGCGAAGACCACGGGGACAGGCGGCAACCAGCCGAACGTCGCCAAGCGCGAGCTTACCCTCAAGAGCGGCGCGACAATCCAGGAATCGCTCTACAAATATGACGCGACGGAGATGAGCTATTCCTATTTTATCGATAAAGTCGATGTGAAGGTCTTCCCGGTCAATAATTATTCGTCGACACTCAGCGTCGAGCCGGAGACCGGCAACAAATGCAAGGTCGAATGGAAGGGCGCCTTCTTTCGCGGCGATCCGCTCTTCGATCCGCCACCCGCCCTCAATGACGATGCCGCCACCAAAGCGGTGAAGGCGCTCTATCTTTCCGGTCTCGCCGCGCTGAAGAAGAATGTCGAGGCGGGCGAGGCGAAACATTGA
- the pepN gene encoding aminopeptidase N: MRTDIAQPIRLTDYRPPDYLIDTVDLDVKLDPHATRVLARLTIRPNPRGRAGADLVLDGDSLVPRRIVLDGVALDCAANFVTPDRLTLATPPQRVFTLEIETEIDPSANTCLMGLYRSGAAYCTQCEAEGFRRITYFLDRPDVLSVYTTRLEAEIAEAPVLLGNGNPTAAGMIENTSRHFAVWHDPFPKPCYLFALVGGDLGAIRDEFVTASGRKVALAIYVEHGKEASATYAMDALKRSMRWDEEAFGREYDLDVFNIVAVSDFNMGAMENKGLNIFNDKYVLASPHTATDTDYAQIEAVIAHEYFHNWTGNRITCRDWFQLCLKEGLTVYRDHEFSAAMRSPAVRRIADVRTLRAQQFPEDAGPLAHNVRPDSYLEINNFYTATVYEKGAELIRMLKVLIGAGAFRAGMDLYFERHDGTAATIEEFIACFAEKSGRDLTQFLRWYNQSGTPLVEVAATYDPNAKRLALDLRQSCKKTPGQDMKQPFLIPIEIGLIGEQGETLPLATEGESGASAQELAHGVIELAEAQRRVIFHNLPTRPVISFLRGFSAPVRLAYDVSEADLVTLVAHDSDSFNRWQAAQSYATRLLLRNIDLIRAGKMPEPDMAFIAALKRVLDAGTIDPAFAAQVVTLPGEADIAREIAEDVDPEAIFTARKVLRETIGRELASPLLETYEKLTDTAAYSPDAAAAGRRALRNAALDLYAAGQRDQAKDTGKDQGLALALQQFEQTRFMTDKIAALGVIAARPGAEREAALDTFYKTYASEPLVIDKWFALQAMIPEPETLARVKRLLEHPAFSLGNPNRVRALVGAFAAGNQTQFNAPDGSGYDFIVNAVLTLDSRNPQVAARLLSAFKSWRMLEAERRRLAEAALRQVVGAAHLSPDVKDIAERSLA; the protein is encoded by the coding sequence ATGCGCACGGACATTGCCCAGCCGATCCGGCTCACCGACTACCGGCCGCCGGATTACTTGATCGACACCGTCGACCTCGACGTCAAACTCGATCCGCATGCGACGCGGGTTCTCGCCCGGCTGACGATCAGACCCAATCCACGCGGGCGCGCCGGTGCCGATCTCGTGCTCGACGGCGACAGCCTCGTCCCCCGCCGCATTGTCCTCGACGGCGTCGCACTCGATTGTGCAGCCAATTTCGTGACGCCGGATCGGCTCACACTCGCCACGCCGCCGCAGCGGGTCTTTACGCTCGAGATCGAGACGGAAATCGATCCTTCGGCGAATACCTGCCTGATGGGGCTCTATCGCTCCGGCGCGGCCTATTGCACGCAATGCGAGGCGGAAGGCTTCCGAAGGATCACCTATTTTCTCGACCGCCCGGATGTCCTGAGCGTCTATACGACACGGCTCGAAGCGGAGATCGCCGAGGCACCAGTGCTGCTCGGCAACGGCAATCCGACAGCCGCCGGCATGATCGAGAATACGAGCCGGCATTTCGCCGTCTGGCATGATCCCTTTCCCAAGCCCTGCTATCTCTTCGCCCTCGTCGGCGGCGATCTCGGCGCGATCCGCGACGAATTCGTGACCGCATCGGGACGCAAGGTCGCCCTCGCCATTTACGTCGAACATGGCAAGGAAGCGAGCGCAACCTATGCGATGGATGCGTTGAAACGGTCCATGCGTTGGGACGAAGAAGCCTTCGGCCGCGAATATGATCTCGATGTCTTCAACATCGTCGCAGTCTCCGATTTCAACATGGGCGCGATGGAGAACAAGGGCCTCAATATCTTCAACGACAAATATGTCCTCGCCTCGCCGCATACGGCGACCGACACGGATTACGCGCAGATCGAGGCTGTCATCGCGCATGAATATTTTCACAATTGGACGGGCAATCGGATCACCTGCCGCGACTGGTTTCAGCTCTGCCTCAAGGAAGGCCTGACCGTCTACCGCGATCATGAATTCTCCGCCGCTATGCGCTCGCCGGCGGTACGCCGGATCGCCGATGTGCGGACCTTGCGCGCTCAGCAATTCCCCGAAGACGCCGGCCCGCTGGCCCATAATGTGCGGCCCGACAGCTATCTCGAGATCAATAATTTCTACACGGCGACCGTCTACGAAAAAGGCGCCGAGCTCATCCGCATGCTGAAAGTGCTGATCGGCGCCGGAGCCTTCCGCGCCGGCATGGATCTTTATTTCGAACGGCATGACGGAACCGCCGCGACGATCGAGGAATTCATCGCCTGTTTCGCGGAAAAATCCGGCCGCGATCTCACCCAATTCCTGCGCTGGTACAATCAATCTGGAACGCCGCTCGTCGAAGTCGCCGCGACCTATGATCCAAATGCGAAACGCCTGGCGCTCGATCTCCGCCAGAGCTGCAAGAAGACACCCGGCCAGGATATGAAACAGCCCTTCCTCATCCCGATCGAGATCGGCCTCATCGGCGAGCAAGGCGAGACGCTGCCGCTGGCGACGGAGGGCGAAAGCGGCGCAAGCGCGCAGGAATTGGCGCATGGCGTCATCGAGCTTGCCGAAGCGCAGCGCCGGGTGATCTTCCACAATTTGCCGACGCGCCCCGTCATCTCGTTTTTGCGCGGCTTTTCGGCGCCGGTCCGGCTCGCCTATGATGTGAGCGAAGCCGATCTCGTCACGCTCGTCGCGCATGACAGCGACAGTTTCAACCGCTGGCAGGCGGCGCAGAGCTACGCGACGCGGCTGCTGCTGCGCAATATCGATCTCATCCGCGCCGGCAAAATGCCGGAACCCGACATGGCTTTCATCGCCGCGTTGAAGCGGGTGCTCGATGCCGGCACGATCGATCCGGCTTTCGCCGCGCAAGTCGTCACTTTGCCGGGTGAGGCTGATATCGCGCGCGAGATCGCCGAAGACGTCGATCCGGAGGCCATTTTCACGGCCCGTAAAGTCCTGCGCGAGACGATCGGACGCGAACTCGCGTCACCGCTGCTCGAAACCTATGAAAAGCTCACCGATACGGCAGCCTATTCTCCCGATGCGGCGGCTGCCGGACGCCGCGCCTTGCGCAATGCCGCGCTCGATCTCTATGCCGCGGGTCAGAGAGATCAAGCTAAAGACACGGGCAAGGATCAAGGCCTCGCGCTCGCGCTCCAGCAATTCGAGCAGACGCGCTTCATGACCGATAAGATCGCCGCGCTTGGCGTCATTGCGGCGCGGCCGGGAGCGGAGCGCGAAGCTGCACTCGATACCTTTTACAAAACCTATGCGAGCGAACCCCTCGTCATCGACAAATGGTTCGCCTTGCAGGCGATGATTCCGGAGCCGGAAACTCTAGCGCGGGTCAAGCGCCTGCTGGAACATCCGGCTTTTTCGCTCGGCAATCCCAATCGTGTGCGCGCTCTGGTCGGCGCTTTCGCCGCCGGCAATCAGACGCAATTCAACGCTCCCGACGGCAGCGGCTATGATTTCATCGTCAATGCCGTTCTCACCCTCGACAGCCGCAACCCACAAGTCGCGGCGCGCCTGCTCTCCGCCTTCAAGAGCTGGCGCATGCTCGAAGCAGAGCGCCGCCGATTGGCGGAAGCTGCGTTGCGGCAGGTGGTTGGTGCCGCCCATCTTTCACCCGATGTGAAGGATATCGCCGAACGCTCGCTCGCCTGA
- a CDS encoding MFS transporter translates to MPAPIASSTQQPPVSFMMTFVLAVSAGAIVANIYYAQPLDGVIGAALHLPPWAVGLVMTLMQVGYGLGLAFLVPLGDLVENRRLIVAILLLNAAALFGLSLTSTISAFFVFILLVGITSSAVQVIIPFSAHLAPARQRGQVVGNVMSGLLMGIMLSRPVASFVTHYGGWRLVFGLSGGLMLALALVLSFALPSFPRHSELTYRKILLSLGPLLLNVPELRRRGGYQAALFGAFSLFWTAVPLFLAGPTFSLTQQGIGLFALVGAGGAFIAPLAGRMADRGWSRPATGCAIIMVLLAFVLVAIGGAMGSMTVLVIGALLLDAGVALNLVLSQRAIYSLAADIRARLNGLFIALFFIGGAIGSALASFAYALGGWPATCFAGAGFAVLALAGYATEFTPIRRLIWQKSSAAE, encoded by the coding sequence ATGCCGGCGCCCATCGCATCTTCCACGCAACAGCCTCCCGTCTCCTTCATGATGACCTTCGTCCTCGCCGTTTCGGCTGGCGCGATCGTCGCCAATATCTATTACGCGCAGCCTTTGGACGGCGTTATTGGCGCAGCGCTGCATTTGCCGCCCTGGGCGGTCGGCCTCGTCATGACTTTGATGCAGGTCGGCTATGGCCTCGGCCTCGCGTTTCTGGTGCCGCTCGGCGATCTCGTCGAAAATCGCCGGCTCATTGTCGCGATCCTCTTGCTCAATGCGGCAGCGCTTTTCGGTCTTTCCTTGACCTCGACCATTTCCGCTTTCTTCGTCTTCATCCTTCTCGTCGGCATTACGAGTTCGGCGGTCCAGGTCATCATTCCTTTCTCGGCCCATCTGGCGCCGGCGCGGCAGCGCGGCCAAGTCGTCGGCAATGTCATGAGCGGCCTTTTGATGGGCATCATGCTGTCGCGCCCCGTGGCGAGCTTTGTGACGCATTACGGCGGTTGGCGCCTGGTCTTCGGATTGTCGGGCGGCTTGATGCTGGCGCTGGCGCTGGTCTTGTCCTTTGCCTTGCCGTCCTTCCCACGCCATTCCGAGCTCACTTATCGAAAAATTCTGCTGTCGCTCGGCCCGCTTCTCCTGAACGTTCCGGAACTGCGCCGCCGCGGCGGCTATCAAGCGGCGCTGTTTGGCGCTTTCAGTCTGTTTTGGACCGCCGTGCCTTTGTTCCTGGCTGGCCCGACTTTCTCTTTGACCCAGCAAGGCATCGGACTCTTCGCGCTGGTCGGCGCCGGCGGCGCGTTCATCGCGCCCCTCGCCGGCCGCATGGCCGATCGCGGCTGGTCGCGGCCGGCCACCGGCTGCGCCATTATCATGGTGCTCCTCGCCTTCGTGCTCGTCGCGATCGGCGGCGCCATGGGCTCAATGACTGTGCTCGTCATCGGCGCATTGCTCCTCGATGCCGGCGTCGCCCTCAATCTCGTCTTGAGTCAGCGCGCGATCTACAGCCTCGCGGCCGATATCCGCGCCCGTTTGAACGGACTCTTCATCGCCTTGTTCTTCATCGGGGGTGCCATCGGCTCCGCGCTTGCCAGTTTTGCCTATGCGCTTGGCGGATGGCCTGCGACCTGCTTCGCCGGGGCCGGTTTCGCTGTGCTGGCGCTCGCCGGCTATGCGACCGAATTCACGCCGATCCGCCGGCTGATCTGGCAGAAATCTTCCGCTGCTGAATGA
- a CDS encoding bifunctional [glutamine synthetase] adenylyltransferase/[glutamine synthetase]-adenylyl-L-tyrosine phosphorylase encodes MSASPLRDLLTKAPAIAAGHMLEQAQARRETFFAEADPFPCAPPVRALLLGIADHSPYLWRLIRADPSRLRRLLDAPPQERLAVCLETLESACEFAESEAQAMRLLRHAKQEIALLVALADLGGAWSGETVMSALTAAADVFVRSALRFILRSAVARHHLVCADAAAPERACGVVILALGKHGAGELNYSSDTDLIVLFDPATPVPGGIEAGTLFVRITRQLVKLLQERTADGYVLRVDLRLRPDPGSTAVAISLPTAFSYYELYGQNWERAALIKARPIAGDLQLGATFLAGLRPFIWRKYLDYAAIADIHAMKRQIHAVRGHAEVTVAGHDVKLGRGGIREIEFFVQTQQLIYGGKKVELRGSKTLAMLAELAREELISLTAREDLTAAYLFLREIEHRLQMLNDEQTQRLPQDETELSRFANFCGYPDLAGFAHVFTLHLSRVVEHYAQLFENAPGLSGDIGNLVFTGVSDDPETLETLANLGFKRPPLAAETIRGWHFGRHPAMRSERAREVLTELVPALLQAFAQSGDSDAALAAFDSALGRMKAVVELLSILKSNGRLRALFANILGAAPRLAEMVVRRPHVLDAAMDRTILTAALDDTTFATRLEAQLAAAASTEDFLDSLRDFALEESFLIGVRLMADLITPDAAGAAYAALAGSIVGATLDHMIEVFAEKYGRVAGGRCVILGLGKLGSREMSAISDLDLILIYDFDPEHPIADGPQALHAVDYFTKLTQRIISCLTVATRRGGLYEVDMRLRPSGRKGPVATQFSSFSAYQAEAAQTWEHMALTRARVIAGEPSLRAAVEAARVEILSRSPVSTLRHDIAAMRHLIAETKSDHGAFDLKYGAGGLVDIDFLAQYLSLAHAHEDPAMLADHPAALIARAGAAGYLDAESVEVLLAARRLFTEIMQLQTTLIGATVTSGDELQEAVRKRLAAVAGLPDLRRLETELAETRGRVREIFSKVIG; translated from the coding sequence GTGAGCGCTTCGCCGTTGCGCGATCTCCTCACCAAGGCGCCGGCAATCGCTGCCGGACATATGTTGGAGCAAGCGCAGGCCCGGCGCGAAACATTTTTCGCCGAAGCCGATCCTTTTCCTTGCGCGCCGCCGGTTAGGGCGCTGTTGCTCGGCATCGCGGATCATTCGCCTTATCTGTGGCGCCTGATCCGCGCCGATCCTTCCCGCTTGCGCCGTCTCTTGGATGCGCCGCCGCAAGAGCGGCTCGCGGTCTGTCTCGAAACGCTCGAGTCGGCGTGCGAGTTCGCAGAATCCGAAGCCCAGGCAATGCGATTGTTGCGGCATGCGAAGCAGGAGATTGCGCTGCTCGTTGCCTTGGCCGATCTCGGCGGTGCCTGGAGTGGCGAAACGGTCATGTCGGCGCTGACCGCGGCGGCCGACGTCTTCGTAAGATCTGCTTTGCGCTTCATTTTGCGGAGCGCCGTCGCTCGTCATCATCTCGTCTGCGCCGACGCGGCGGCGCCGGAGCGCGCTTGCGGCGTCGTCATTCTTGCGCTCGGCAAACATGGCGCTGGCGAACTCAATTATTCGAGCGACACGGATCTCATTGTTCTGTTCGATCCGGCGACCCCGGTGCCCGGCGGCATCGAGGCCGGCACGCTTTTCGTGCGGATCACGCGCCAGCTGGTGAAGCTCTTACAAGAACGCACCGCAGACGGTTATGTGCTGCGGGTCGATTTGAGGCTCAGGCCAGATCCGGGTTCGACGGCGGTCGCGATCTCTTTGCCGACTGCTTTCTCCTATTACGAACTCTATGGACAGAATTGGGAGCGCGCGGCTTTGATCAAGGCGCGGCCGATCGCCGGCGATCTCCAGCTCGGTGCGACATTCCTCGCCGGCCTCAGGCCGTTCATCTGGCGCAAATATCTCGATTATGCGGCGATTGCCGATATTCACGCGATGAAGCGGCAAATTCATGCCGTGCGTGGCCATGCCGAGGTGACGGTCGCCGGTCATGACGTCAAATTGGGCCGCGGCGGCATTCGCGAGATCGAGTTTTTCGTTCAGACCCAGCAGCTCATCTATGGCGGCAAGAAAGTTGAACTGCGCGGCTCCAAAACGCTCGCCATGCTGGCGGAACTGGCGCGGGAAGAGCTCATCTCCTTAACCGCGCGCGAGGATCTCACCGCCGCCTATCTGTTCTTGCGCGAGATCGAGCATCGCCTGCAAATGCTCAATGACGAGCAGACGCAACGATTGCCGCAAGACGAGACGGAGCTCTCCCGGTTTGCGAATTTTTGCGGCTACCCGGACCTCGCAGGCTTCGCGCACGTCTTCACCCTTCATCTGAGCCGTGTCGTCGAACATTATGCGCAGCTTTTCGAAAATGCGCCGGGTCTGTCAGGTGATATCGGTAATCTCGTCTTCACCGGCGTCAGCGACGATCCCGAAACGCTCGAGACCCTGGCTAATCTCGGCTTCAAACGCCCGCCGCTCGCGGCCGAGACAATCCGCGGCTGGCATTTCGGTCGGCATCCGGCCATGCGCTCGGAGCGTGCCCGCGAGGTCTTGACCGAACTCGTGCCGGCGCTGCTGCAAGCCTTTGCCCAGTCCGGCGATTCGGATGCCGCGCTGGCTGCTTTCGATTCGGCGCTGGGCCGGATGAAGGCCGTGGTCGAGCTGCTCTCGATCTTGAAATCCAATGGACGTTTGCGCGCGCTCTTCGCCAACATTCTCGGCGCGGCGCCACGGCTCGCCGAAATGGTGGTCCGGCGTCCACATGTCCTCGATGCGGCGATGGACCGGACTATTCTTACCGCCGCGCTCGATGATACGACTTTCGCAACGCGCCTCGAGGCACAATTGGCAGCGGCTGCGAGCACCGAGGATTTTCTCGATTCCTTGCGCGATTTCGCACTGGAGGAGTCCTTTCTGATCGGGGTGCGGCTCATGGCCGATCTGATCACCCCGGATGCGGCGGGCGCTGCCTATGCGGCGCTGGCGGGCAGTATCGTCGGCGCCACGCTCGACCATATGATTGAAGTCTTCGCCGAAAAATATGGGCGCGTCGCGGGTGGCCGCTGCGTCATTCTTGGCCTTGGCAAACTCGGCTCGCGCGAGATGAGCGCGATCTCCGACCTCGATCTGATCCTCATCTATGATTTCGATCCCGAACATCCGATCGCGGACGGGCCGCAGGCGTTGCATGCCGTGGATTATTTCACCAAGCTCACGCAAAGGATCATCTCATGCTTGACGGTCGCGACGCGCCGCGGCGGCCTGTATGAGGTCGATATGCGGCTGCGTCCGTCTGGACGCAAAGGTCCGGTGGCGACGCAATTTTCGAGCTTTTCGGCCTATCAGGCAGAAGCGGCGCAAACCTGGGAACATATGGCGCTCACCCGCGCGCGTGTGATCGCCGGCGAGCCGTCTTTGCGCGCCGCTGTCGAGGCCGCGCGCGTGGAGATCCTGTCGCGCTCGCCGGTTTCGACCTTGCGCCATGACATTGCCGCGATGCGCCATCTCATTGCCGAGACAAAAAGCGATCATGGCGCTTTCGATCTCAAATATGGCGCGGGCGGTCTGGTCGATATTGATTTTCTCGCGCAATATCTCAGCCTCGCCCATGCGCATGAAGATCCAGCCATGCTGGCCGATCATCCGGCGGCTTTGATCGCGCGCGCAGGCGCGGCGGGCTATCTCGACGCCGAGTCCGTGGAGGTTCTCCTGGCTGCGCGACGCCTCTTCACCGAGATCATGCAGCTCCAGACCACGCTCATCGGTGCCACGGTGACGTCCGGCGACGAATTGCAGGAGGCCGTGCGCAAGCGCTTGGCGGCCGTGGCCGGCTTGCCGGATCTGCGGCGGCTCGAAACCGAATTGGCGGAGACGCGCGGCCGGGTGCGAGAGATCTTCAGCAAGGTGATCGGCTGA
- a CDS encoding PAS domain-containing sensor histidine kinase — protein sequence MVRAVAAEMPECARISQKLAGASGRPAFQNYLKLEPWVRRAVPAMIAIFIGTLTTITILLITDARDSAIDTAIVELDLIAATVTQEFNATLERLPANVTASDEAHVLARILPDRILARGEHILVTDAKGTIVAAFPPTLDIGGRLIDWLGPNQLLTVFAEKAGVMRINLADATDTLATVRSLKAPFAQIAFIHPMNAVLASWRRAAIRAGAALLATIIVLCSVAGAYFWQARRARNAEAEGDRIRGRIDKALNRGRCGLWDWDLARGRIYWSDSMYAMLGMVPDQPFLSFGDVNALIHPQDDALTLVAELVTTTATNAIDHTFRIRNAKGDWIWLRARAELVHDSADNTAHLVGITVDITEQRLLAERSATADIRLRDALETVSEAFVLWDKDNRLVMCNSKFQRFHNLSNDAVAPGLPYAQVMTTATAPLIQSEIALGGRAQVGAKTYEARLADGRWLQINERRTKDGGYVSVGTDITALKHHEEQLMDSEQRLMATVADLRRSRQTLELQAQQLADLAERHLEQKAEAESANRAKSEFLANMSHELRTPLNAIIGFSELMTQETFGTLGSPRYVDYCNDIRASGQHLLNVISDVLDMSRLDTGRVRLEKSEFLVGSIVAKAMDGIRDWASEKSIAIDEAELPETKIHADRLAVERILAILLRNAVKFTPESGRIAVRTRLLPGALDIYIGDTGIGISPSAMEHLGRPFEQSNGLLENGFKGSGLGLAIARSLVDLHEGSLRIRSTPGKGTVVLVRLPRGQMPIPDVAPRPKPPRQFPPQRHLPRQALRSAAGGIAH from the coding sequence ATGGTCCGGGCAGTCGCGGCCGAGATGCCGGAGTGCGCGCGCATCTCGCAAAAGCTCGCTGGCGCGTCTGGCCGGCCCGCGTTTCAGAACTATCTCAAGCTCGAACCTTGGGTCCGCCGCGCCGTTCCGGCGATGATTGCTATTTTCATCGGGACGCTAACGACGATCACTATCTTGCTCATCACCGATGCGCGCGACAGCGCCATCGACACTGCGATCGTTGAGCTCGACCTGATCGCAGCGACCGTCACCCAAGAGTTCAACGCGACGCTGGAGCGGCTACCGGCCAATGTCACCGCGTCGGACGAGGCGCATGTTCTGGCGCGAATCCTCCCTGATCGCATCTTAGCGCGCGGCGAACATATTCTCGTCACCGACGCGAAAGGCACGATCGTCGCGGCCTTTCCGCCGACTCTCGACATTGGCGGTCGCCTTATCGATTGGCTCGGTCCGAACCAGCTCCTCACCGTTTTCGCCGAAAAGGCGGGCGTCATGCGCATCAATCTTGCCGACGCCACGGATACCTTGGCGACAGTACGGAGTCTAAAGGCCCCCTTCGCGCAGATCGCGTTCATTCATCCGATGAATGCGGTTCTCGCGAGCTGGCGACGCGCCGCCATTCGCGCTGGCGCGGCGCTTCTCGCGACAATCATTGTTCTTTGTTCCGTCGCCGGCGCCTATTTTTGGCAGGCAAGGCGCGCCCGCAACGCCGAAGCGGAGGGCGACCGCATTCGCGGCCGCATCGATAAGGCGTTGAACCGCGGCCGCTGCGGTCTATGGGACTGGGATCTCGCCCGTGGCCGAATCTATTGGTCGGATTCCATGTATGCGATGCTCGGCATGGTTCCCGATCAACCGTTTCTCTCTTTCGGCGATGTGAACGCGCTCATCCATCCGCAGGATGATGCTCTTACCCTTGTGGCAGAATTGGTCACGACGACGGCCACCAATGCGATTGATCACACCTTCCGGATTCGCAATGCGAAGGGGGATTGGATCTGGTTGCGGGCGCGGGCCGAGCTGGTGCATGACAGCGCCGACAATACGGCCCATCTCGTCGGCATCACCGTCGACATCACCGAACAGAGGCTGCTTGCCGAGCGTTCCGCGACCGCCGACATAAGGTTGCGCGACGCGCTCGAGACCGTCTCCGAAGCCTTTGTCCTTTGGGACAAGGACAATCGCCTCGTCATGTGCAATTCCAAGTTCCAGCGCTTTCATAATCTGTCGAATGACGCCGTGGCGCCAGGCCTTCCCTATGCCCAAGTAATGACCACCGCCACGGCGCCGCTGATCCAGTCCGAAATCGCGCTCGGCGGCCGCGCGCAAGTCGGCGCCAAAACCTACGAAGCGCGGCTGGCCGATGGCCGCTGGCTACAGATCAATGAAAGACGCACCAAGGACGGCGGCTATGTTTCGGTCGGCACCGACATCACGGCGCTGAAACATCACGAAGAACAATTGATGGATTCGGAACAGCGTCTAATGGCGACAGTGGCGGATCTCCGCCGATCGCGGCAAACGCTCGAACTTCAAGCCCAGCAGCTTGCCGATCTCGCCGAAAGACATCTCGAACAGAAGGCGGAAGCCGAATCCGCCAATCGCGCCAAATCGGAATTTCTCGCCAATATGAGTCATGAGCTGCGCACACCGCTCAATGCGATCATCGGTTTTTCCGAATTGATGACGCAGGAAACATTCGGCACGCTCGGCTCGCCGCGCTATGTCGATTATTGCAACGACATTCGCGCCAGCGGTCAGCATTTGCTTAATGTCATCTCCGACGTGCTCGACATGTCGCGGCTCGATACCGGCCGCGTGCGTCTCGAAAAATCCGAATTCCTCGTCGGCAGCATCGTTGCCAAGGCGATGGACGGCATACGCGATTGGGCCAGCGAGAAATCGATCGCCATAGACGAAGCCGAATTGCCCGAAACCAAGATCCACGCCGACCGGCTGGCGGTCGAGCGCATTCTCGCGATCCTGTTGCGCAATGCGGTGAAATTCACGCCCGAGAGCGGCCGCATCGCCGTGCGAACGCGCCTCTTGCCCGGTGCCCTGGACATTTATATCGGCGACACCGGCATCGGCATCTCGCCGAGCGCGATGGAACATCTCGGACGACCCTTCGAGCAAAGCAATGGCCTTCTCGAAAACGGATTCAAAGGATCGGGCCTCGGCCTCGCCATTGCCCGTTCGCTCGTCGATCTGCACGAGGGATCGCTGCGCATTCGTTCGACACCCGGCAAGGGCACGGTCGTGTTGGTCCGCCTGCCCCGTGGGCAAATGCCGATCCCGGACGTTGCGCCGCGTCCCAAGCCGCCGCGGCAATTCCCGCCGCAACGACATTTGCCGCGCCAAGCGCTGCGCTCGGCCGCCGGCGGGATTGCGCATTGA
- a CDS encoding SRPBCC family protein, which yields MKALHLAGAVLGLVVPSVAFAHGPTRQATTQSVEINAPAAKVWSVISNFQNTDWCEGVAKTTGTGGNEPNNATRVVTLKSGATITQDLTHYEPKKMSYSYFTDKIDVKVLPVNDYSGTITVKPESGNKSKVVWEAAFYRGYMLNDPPPALNDAASLKAVNVYLRTNLDALKKKIEGTH from the coding sequence ATGAAAGCTCTGCACCTCGCGGGCGCGGTGCTCGGTCTCGTTGTGCCTTCGGTCGCTTTCGCGCATGGGCCGACACGGCAAGCAACGACACAATCGGTCGAGATCAACGCGCCGGCCGCCAAAGTCTGGTCGGTCATCAGCAATTTCCAGAATACGGACTGGTGCGAAGGCGTCGCGAAGACGACCGGCACCGGCGGCAATGAGCCGAATAATGCGACACGCGTGGTGACACTGAAGAGCGGCGCGACGATCACGCAAGATCTCACGCACTATGAGCCGAAGAAGATGAGCTATTCCTACTTCACCGATAAGATCGATGTGAAGGTGCTGCCGGTCAACGATTATTCCGGGACGATCACAGTCAAGCCCGAATCCGGCAACAAGAGCAAGGTCGTCTGGGAAGCTGCATTCTACCGTGGCTATATGCTGAACGATCCGCCGCCCGCCCTTAACGATGCCGCTTCCCTCAAGGCGGTCAATGTGTATCTGCGGACCAATCTCGATGCGCTGAAGAAGAAGATCGAGGGGACGCATTGA